A stretch of the Malus domestica chromosome 08, GDT2T_hap1 genome encodes the following:
- the LOC103440219 gene encoding ubiquitin-like domain-containing protein CIP73 isoform X4, whose amino-acid sequence MADQHSNEGTSSGNVAGADCDSNLEINIKTLDSQMYSFQVDKNMRVSLFKEKIADQTGVPVGQQRLIFRGRVLKDDHPLSEYHLENGHTLHLVIRQPSQPQPSSGTSSGEAHANSGNDPSGVPRGRIGQISHSVVLGTFNVGDQGEGAVPDLNRVIGAVLNSIGIGTQATTNGTGNPQFTTSLNTPGQPPNGNEAEGSRNVNRGGHQAQYGQAFPTQPFQTFPQAVQPPHAAAAFPMPSSNMPIPHSLNTLSEFMNRMEQGLSQNGYQPNTSATNTGEPPRVNLPSTAEGMPTPEALGIVLRHAERLLSNHAVSALSHIAGRLEQEGVSPDPSVRGQIQTESIQLGLAMQHLGSLLLELGRTIWTLRMGQSPGEAVVNSGPAVYISPAGPNPIMVQPFPLQTSSLFGGSVPQPNPTSFGPVGIGSAPRNVNIHIHAVGARGSNGEGIPSGSRDSGGRVLPVRNVVGATIPSSQTGVAVSAASQPGPGGSVSQPPSGSPLSSIVAELNSHIGNAQPDDTAQSGSERPSTDYVDVAGQSSVSLPGCTSESEGLKDLASGSTLKNDSRSPAGGPLSSSSGQNTVVREDEKRSAPQSSEKQAEGAKAVPLGLGLGVLERKRQARQPKPSTKNGDGGTTSAPINQNQQVIGGQQVLQSLASRGSAASRMNLNDAPERQTAPAVGQVRDGRTLGGQGPLGQVDMGSMMSQVLQSPALNGLLAGVSDQTGVGSPDVLRNMLQSFTQNPQMRSAVNQIAEQVDGQDLGNLFGGGQGGGIDLSRMFQQMMPIVTRALGAGSPPVRPSSALAPESHPPHNERSLSRDDNIPNSEINLEEVVQRIENLNAPGEVFHALVENSVQLSGRGSGSQELVDELCRDESLSSEYVEMLSRDIRRRLEGDSGKDKC is encoded by the exons ATGGCAGATCAGCACTCCAATGAAGGCACCAGTTCCGGCAATGTTGCTGGGGCTGATTGTGATTCAAATCTTGAGATCAATATCAAGACTTTAGACTCACAGATGTATAGTTTTCAAGTTGATAAAAAT ATGCGAGTTTCTTTGTTCAAGGAAAAAATAGCTGATCAAACAGGTGTTCCAGTTGGTCAGCAGCGGCTGATTTTCAGGGGAAGAGTGTTAAAAGATGACCATCCTCTTTCTGAGTATC ATTTGGAAAATGGGCacacattgcacttagttatAAGGCAGCCATCCCAGCCACAACCTTCGTCGGGTACAAGTTCTGGCGAGGCACATGCTAATAGTG GAAATGATCCTAGTGGTGTTCCTCGTGGTCGCATTGGCCAGATATCACACAGTGTAGTTCTTGGGACGTTTAATGTTGGAGATCAAGGTGAAGGCGCTGTTCCTGATCTTAATCGG GTTATTGGCGCAGTTTTGAATTCTATTGGAATTGGCACCCAGGCTACAACTAATGGCACAGGCAACCCACAATTCACTACTTCG TTGAACACTCCTGGTCAACCTCCTAATGGAAATGAAGCAGAAGGGTCGCGTAATGTCAACCGAGGAGGACATCAAGCACAGTATGGACAGGCATTTCCTACTCAACCATTCCAAACTTTTCCTCAGGCTGTGCAACCTCCTCATGCAGCTGCAGCATTTCCCATGCCTTCATCAAATATG ccaattccacactctttgaatACTCTCTCCGAGTTTATGAACAGAATGGAGCAGGGATTATCGCAAAATG GTTATCAGCCAAATACATCTGCAACCAATACAGGAGAACCACCTAGGGTGAACTTACCTTCCACTGCAGAGGGGATGCCTACACCTGAGGCATTGGGGATTGTTCTTCGTCATGCAGAGCGACTTCTCAGCAATCATGCTGTTTCTGCATTATCT CACATTGCAGGACGCTTGGAACAAGAGGGAGTGTCTCCTGATCCCTCTGTGAGAGGCCAAATTCAGACAGAATCTATACAATTAGGGCTTGCAATGCAACACTTAGGTTCTCTTCTTCTTGAGCTTGGCCGAACAATTTGGACGCTTCGTATGGGGCAGTCTCCT GGAGAAGCTGTTGTGAATTCTGGGCCAGCAGTTTATATATCCCCAGCAGGGCCTAATCCCATAATGGTCCAG CCTTTCCCTCTTCAAACAAGTTCACTCTTTGGTGGTTCTGTACCTCAACCAAACCCTACGAGTTTTGGTCCTGTTGGGATTGGAAGTGCTCCAAGGAATGTAAACATCCATATACATGCTG TTGGTGCTAGGGGTAGTAATGGGGAGGGTATCCCATCTGGTTCTAGGGATTCAGGTGGCCGGGTGCTGCCAGTGAGAAATGTAGTTGGTGCCACTATTCCATCCTCCCAAACTGGTGTTGCAGTCTCCGCTGCGTCGCAACCCGGTCCTGGTGGTTCTGTTTCACAGCCGCCTTCTGGCTCCCCGCTTTCCTCCATTGTTGCTGAACTTAACTCACATATTGGCAATGCACAACCAGATGACACAGCTCAATCAG GAAGTGAACGGCCAAGTACTGACTATGTCGATGTAGCTGGGCAGTCTAGTGTATCACTACCTGGTTGTACATCTGAAAGTGAAGGTCTGAAG GATTTAGCAAGTGGTAGTACATTGAAAAACGATTCAAGATCCCCAGCTGGGGGTCCTCTAAGCTCTTCAAGTGGCCAAAACACCGTGGTGAGAGAAGATGAGAAGAGAAGTGCTCCACAATCCAGTGAGAAGCAGGCTGAGGGTGCGAAAGCTGTTCCACTTGGTTTAGGACTTGGAGTTTTGGAGCGTAAG AGACAAGCCAGGCAGCCAAAACCGTCAACCAAGAATGGAGATGGCGGAACAACTAGTGCTCCCATCAATCAGAATCAGCAAGTAATAGGTGGCCAGCAAGTTTTGCAATCCCTTGCGTCTCGTGGTTCTGCTGCAAGTAGGATGAACTTAAATGATGCACCTGAAAGACAAACGGCCCCTGCTGTTGGTCAGGTCAGAGATGGTAGAACATTGGGAGGGCAAGGTCCTCTTGGCCAAGTTGATATGGGAAGCATGATGTCTCAGGTTCTGCAGAGTCCAGCCCTGAATGGTCTGTTGGCAGGTGTTTCAGACCAAACTGGAGTGGGTTCTCCCGATGTATTGAGGAATATGTTACAGAGCTTTACACAGAATCCACAGATGAGGAGTGCTGTCAATCAGATTGCTGAACAGGTTGACGGCCAAGATTTGGGAAACTTGTTTGGAGGAGGCCAAGGTGGGGGGATCGATCTGTCCAGGATGTTCCAACAAATGATGCCCATTGTAACTCGTGCCCTTGGGGCTGGATCGCCCCCCGTCCGGCCATCCTCTGCTTTGGCTCCTGAATCTCATCCGCCCCACAATGAGCGAAGTCTCAGTAGAGATGATAATATCCCTAATTCTGAG ATTAACCTCGAAGAAGTGGTTCAGAGAATTGAGAACCTGAATGCACCAGGAGAAGTTTTTCATGCTTTAGTTGAAAATTCGGTGCAGCTGTCTGGCAGAGGAAGCGGTTCTCAAGAACTTGTGGATGAGTTGTGCAGGGACGAGAGTCTCTCCAGC GAATATGTTGAAATGTTAAGTAGGGACATACGGCGACGACTTGAGGGTGATTCGGGGAAGGACAAGTGCTAA
- the LOC103440219 gene encoding ubiquitin-like domain-containing protein CIP73 isoform X1 gives MADQHSNEGTSSGNVAGADCDSNLEINIKTLDSQMYSFQVDKNMRVSLFKEKIADQTGVPVGQQRLIFRGRVLKDDHPLSEYHLENGHTLHLVIRQPSQPQPSSGTSSGEAHANSGNDPSGVPRGRIGQISHSVVLGTFNVGDQGEGAVPDLNRVIGAVLNSIGIGTQATTNGTGNPQFTTSVSNLNTPGQPPNGNEAEGSRNVNRGGHQAQYGQAFPTQPFQTFPQAVQPPHAAAAFPMPSSNMPIPHSLNTLSEFMNRMEQGLSQNGYQPNTSATNTGEPPRVNLPSTAEGMPTPEALGIVLRHAERLLSNHAVSALSHIAGRLEQEGVSPDPSVRGQIQTESIQLGLAMQHLGSLLLELGRTIWTLRMGQSPGEAVVNSGPAVYISPAGPNPIMVQPFPLQTSSLFGGSVPQPNPTSFGPVGIGSAPRNVNIHIHAVGARGSNGEGIPSGSRDSGGRVLPVRNVVGATIPSSQTGVAVSAASQPGPGGSVSQPPSGSPLSSIVAELNSHIGNAQPDDTAQSGQEVSTGPYVDLRNYAGSERPSTDYVDVAGQSSVSLPGCTSESEGLKDLASGSTLKNDSRSPAGGPLSSSSGQNTVVREDEKRSAPQSSEKQAEGAKAVPLGLGLGVLERKRQARQPKPSTKNGDGGTTSAPINQNQQVIGGQQVLQSLASRGSAASRMNLNDAPERQTAPAVGQVRDGRTLGGQGPLGQVDMGSMMSQVLQSPALNGLLAGVSDQTGVGSPDVLRNMLQSFTQNPQMRSAVNQIAEQVDGQDLGNLFGGGQGGGIDLSRMFQQMMPIVTRALGAGSPPVRPSSALAPESHPPHNERSLSRDDNIPNSEINLEEVVQRIENLNAPGEVFHALVENSVQLSGRGSGSQELVDELCRDESLSSEYVEMLSRDIRRRLEGDSGKDKC, from the exons ATGGCAGATCAGCACTCCAATGAAGGCACCAGTTCCGGCAATGTTGCTGGGGCTGATTGTGATTCAAATCTTGAGATCAATATCAAGACTTTAGACTCACAGATGTATAGTTTTCAAGTTGATAAAAAT ATGCGAGTTTCTTTGTTCAAGGAAAAAATAGCTGATCAAACAGGTGTTCCAGTTGGTCAGCAGCGGCTGATTTTCAGGGGAAGAGTGTTAAAAGATGACCATCCTCTTTCTGAGTATC ATTTGGAAAATGGGCacacattgcacttagttatAAGGCAGCCATCCCAGCCACAACCTTCGTCGGGTACAAGTTCTGGCGAGGCACATGCTAATAGTG GAAATGATCCTAGTGGTGTTCCTCGTGGTCGCATTGGCCAGATATCACACAGTGTAGTTCTTGGGACGTTTAATGTTGGAGATCAAGGTGAAGGCGCTGTTCCTGATCTTAATCGG GTTATTGGCGCAGTTTTGAATTCTATTGGAATTGGCACCCAGGCTACAACTAATGGCACAGGCAACCCACAATTCACTACTTCGGTGAGCAAT TTGAACACTCCTGGTCAACCTCCTAATGGAAATGAAGCAGAAGGGTCGCGTAATGTCAACCGAGGAGGACATCAAGCACAGTATGGACAGGCATTTCCTACTCAACCATTCCAAACTTTTCCTCAGGCTGTGCAACCTCCTCATGCAGCTGCAGCATTTCCCATGCCTTCATCAAATATG ccaattccacactctttgaatACTCTCTCCGAGTTTATGAACAGAATGGAGCAGGGATTATCGCAAAATG GTTATCAGCCAAATACATCTGCAACCAATACAGGAGAACCACCTAGGGTGAACTTACCTTCCACTGCAGAGGGGATGCCTACACCTGAGGCATTGGGGATTGTTCTTCGTCATGCAGAGCGACTTCTCAGCAATCATGCTGTTTCTGCATTATCT CACATTGCAGGACGCTTGGAACAAGAGGGAGTGTCTCCTGATCCCTCTGTGAGAGGCCAAATTCAGACAGAATCTATACAATTAGGGCTTGCAATGCAACACTTAGGTTCTCTTCTTCTTGAGCTTGGCCGAACAATTTGGACGCTTCGTATGGGGCAGTCTCCT GGAGAAGCTGTTGTGAATTCTGGGCCAGCAGTTTATATATCCCCAGCAGGGCCTAATCCCATAATGGTCCAG CCTTTCCCTCTTCAAACAAGTTCACTCTTTGGTGGTTCTGTACCTCAACCAAACCCTACGAGTTTTGGTCCTGTTGGGATTGGAAGTGCTCCAAGGAATGTAAACATCCATATACATGCTG TTGGTGCTAGGGGTAGTAATGGGGAGGGTATCCCATCTGGTTCTAGGGATTCAGGTGGCCGGGTGCTGCCAGTGAGAAATGTAGTTGGTGCCACTATTCCATCCTCCCAAACTGGTGTTGCAGTCTCCGCTGCGTCGCAACCCGGTCCTGGTGGTTCTGTTTCACAGCCGCCTTCTGGCTCCCCGCTTTCCTCCATTGTTGCTGAACTTAACTCACATATTGGCAATGCACAACCAGATGACACAGCTCAATCAG GTCAAGAGGTGTCCACTGGTCCATATGTTGACTTGCGTAATTATGCAGGAAGTGAACGGCCAAGTACTGACTATGTCGATGTAGCTGGGCAGTCTAGTGTATCACTACCTGGTTGTACATCTGAAAGTGAAGGTCTGAAG GATTTAGCAAGTGGTAGTACATTGAAAAACGATTCAAGATCCCCAGCTGGGGGTCCTCTAAGCTCTTCAAGTGGCCAAAACACCGTGGTGAGAGAAGATGAGAAGAGAAGTGCTCCACAATCCAGTGAGAAGCAGGCTGAGGGTGCGAAAGCTGTTCCACTTGGTTTAGGACTTGGAGTTTTGGAGCGTAAG AGACAAGCCAGGCAGCCAAAACCGTCAACCAAGAATGGAGATGGCGGAACAACTAGTGCTCCCATCAATCAGAATCAGCAAGTAATAGGTGGCCAGCAAGTTTTGCAATCCCTTGCGTCTCGTGGTTCTGCTGCAAGTAGGATGAACTTAAATGATGCACCTGAAAGACAAACGGCCCCTGCTGTTGGTCAGGTCAGAGATGGTAGAACATTGGGAGGGCAAGGTCCTCTTGGCCAAGTTGATATGGGAAGCATGATGTCTCAGGTTCTGCAGAGTCCAGCCCTGAATGGTCTGTTGGCAGGTGTTTCAGACCAAACTGGAGTGGGTTCTCCCGATGTATTGAGGAATATGTTACAGAGCTTTACACAGAATCCACAGATGAGGAGTGCTGTCAATCAGATTGCTGAACAGGTTGACGGCCAAGATTTGGGAAACTTGTTTGGAGGAGGCCAAGGTGGGGGGATCGATCTGTCCAGGATGTTCCAACAAATGATGCCCATTGTAACTCGTGCCCTTGGGGCTGGATCGCCCCCCGTCCGGCCATCCTCTGCTTTGGCTCCTGAATCTCATCCGCCCCACAATGAGCGAAGTCTCAGTAGAGATGATAATATCCCTAATTCTGAG ATTAACCTCGAAGAAGTGGTTCAGAGAATTGAGAACCTGAATGCACCAGGAGAAGTTTTTCATGCTTTAGTTGAAAATTCGGTGCAGCTGTCTGGCAGAGGAAGCGGTTCTCAAGAACTTGTGGATGAGTTGTGCAGGGACGAGAGTCTCTCCAGC GAATATGTTGAAATGTTAAGTAGGGACATACGGCGACGACTTGAGGGTGATTCGGGGAAGGACAAGTGCTAA
- the LOC103440219 gene encoding ubiquitin-like domain-containing protein CIP73 isoform X3 codes for MADQHSNEGTSSGNVAGADCDSNLEINIKTLDSQMYSFQVDKNMRVSLFKEKIADQTGVPVGQQRLIFRGRVLKDDHPLSEYHLENGHTLHLVIRQPSQPQPSSGTSSGEAHANSGNDPSGVPRGRIGQISHSVVLGTFNVGDQGEGAVPDLNRVIGAVLNSIGIGTQATTNGTGNPQFTTSVSNLNTPGQPPNGNEAEGSRNVNRGGHQAQYGQAFPTQPFQTFPQAVQPPHAAAAFPMPSSNMPIPHSLNTLSEFMNRMEQGLSQNGYQPNTSATNTGEPPRVNLPSTAEGMPTPEALGIVLRHAERLLSNHAVSALSHIAGRLEQEGVSPDPSVRGQIQTESIQLGLAMQHLGSLLLELGRTIWTLRMGQSPGEAVVNSGPAVYISPAGPNPIMVQPFPLQTSSLFGGSVPQPNPTSFGPVGIGSAPRNVNIHIHAVGARGSNGEGIPSGSRDSGGRVLPVRNVVGATIPSSQTGVAVSAASQPGPGGSVSQPPSGSPLSSIVAELNSHIGNAQPDDTAQSGSERPSTDYVDVAGQSSVSLPGCTSESEGLKDLASGSTLKNDSRSPAGGPLSSSSGQNTVVREDEKRSAPQSSEKQAEGAKAVPLGLGLGVLERKRQARQPKPSTKNGDGGTTSAPINQNQQVIGGQQVLQSLASRGSAASRMNLNDAPERQTAPAVGQVRDGRTLGGQGPLGQVDMGSMMSQVLQSPALNGLLAGVSDQTGVGSPDVLRNMLQSFTQNPQMRSAVNQIAEQVDGQDLGNLFGGGQGGGIDLSRMFQQMMPIVTRALGAGSPPVRPSSALAPESHPPHNERSLSRDDNIPNSEINLEEVVQRIENLNAPGEVFHALVENSVQLSGRGSGSQELVDELCRDESLSSEYVEMLSRDIRRRLEGDSGKDKC; via the exons ATGGCAGATCAGCACTCCAATGAAGGCACCAGTTCCGGCAATGTTGCTGGGGCTGATTGTGATTCAAATCTTGAGATCAATATCAAGACTTTAGACTCACAGATGTATAGTTTTCAAGTTGATAAAAAT ATGCGAGTTTCTTTGTTCAAGGAAAAAATAGCTGATCAAACAGGTGTTCCAGTTGGTCAGCAGCGGCTGATTTTCAGGGGAAGAGTGTTAAAAGATGACCATCCTCTTTCTGAGTATC ATTTGGAAAATGGGCacacattgcacttagttatAAGGCAGCCATCCCAGCCACAACCTTCGTCGGGTACAAGTTCTGGCGAGGCACATGCTAATAGTG GAAATGATCCTAGTGGTGTTCCTCGTGGTCGCATTGGCCAGATATCACACAGTGTAGTTCTTGGGACGTTTAATGTTGGAGATCAAGGTGAAGGCGCTGTTCCTGATCTTAATCGG GTTATTGGCGCAGTTTTGAATTCTATTGGAATTGGCACCCAGGCTACAACTAATGGCACAGGCAACCCACAATTCACTACTTCGGTGAGCAAT TTGAACACTCCTGGTCAACCTCCTAATGGAAATGAAGCAGAAGGGTCGCGTAATGTCAACCGAGGAGGACATCAAGCACAGTATGGACAGGCATTTCCTACTCAACCATTCCAAACTTTTCCTCAGGCTGTGCAACCTCCTCATGCAGCTGCAGCATTTCCCATGCCTTCATCAAATATG ccaattccacactctttgaatACTCTCTCCGAGTTTATGAACAGAATGGAGCAGGGATTATCGCAAAATG GTTATCAGCCAAATACATCTGCAACCAATACAGGAGAACCACCTAGGGTGAACTTACCTTCCACTGCAGAGGGGATGCCTACACCTGAGGCATTGGGGATTGTTCTTCGTCATGCAGAGCGACTTCTCAGCAATCATGCTGTTTCTGCATTATCT CACATTGCAGGACGCTTGGAACAAGAGGGAGTGTCTCCTGATCCCTCTGTGAGAGGCCAAATTCAGACAGAATCTATACAATTAGGGCTTGCAATGCAACACTTAGGTTCTCTTCTTCTTGAGCTTGGCCGAACAATTTGGACGCTTCGTATGGGGCAGTCTCCT GGAGAAGCTGTTGTGAATTCTGGGCCAGCAGTTTATATATCCCCAGCAGGGCCTAATCCCATAATGGTCCAG CCTTTCCCTCTTCAAACAAGTTCACTCTTTGGTGGTTCTGTACCTCAACCAAACCCTACGAGTTTTGGTCCTGTTGGGATTGGAAGTGCTCCAAGGAATGTAAACATCCATATACATGCTG TTGGTGCTAGGGGTAGTAATGGGGAGGGTATCCCATCTGGTTCTAGGGATTCAGGTGGCCGGGTGCTGCCAGTGAGAAATGTAGTTGGTGCCACTATTCCATCCTCCCAAACTGGTGTTGCAGTCTCCGCTGCGTCGCAACCCGGTCCTGGTGGTTCTGTTTCACAGCCGCCTTCTGGCTCCCCGCTTTCCTCCATTGTTGCTGAACTTAACTCACATATTGGCAATGCACAACCAGATGACACAGCTCAATCAG GAAGTGAACGGCCAAGTACTGACTATGTCGATGTAGCTGGGCAGTCTAGTGTATCACTACCTGGTTGTACATCTGAAAGTGAAGGTCTGAAG GATTTAGCAAGTGGTAGTACATTGAAAAACGATTCAAGATCCCCAGCTGGGGGTCCTCTAAGCTCTTCAAGTGGCCAAAACACCGTGGTGAGAGAAGATGAGAAGAGAAGTGCTCCACAATCCAGTGAGAAGCAGGCTGAGGGTGCGAAAGCTGTTCCACTTGGTTTAGGACTTGGAGTTTTGGAGCGTAAG AGACAAGCCAGGCAGCCAAAACCGTCAACCAAGAATGGAGATGGCGGAACAACTAGTGCTCCCATCAATCAGAATCAGCAAGTAATAGGTGGCCAGCAAGTTTTGCAATCCCTTGCGTCTCGTGGTTCTGCTGCAAGTAGGATGAACTTAAATGATGCACCTGAAAGACAAACGGCCCCTGCTGTTGGTCAGGTCAGAGATGGTAGAACATTGGGAGGGCAAGGTCCTCTTGGCCAAGTTGATATGGGAAGCATGATGTCTCAGGTTCTGCAGAGTCCAGCCCTGAATGGTCTGTTGGCAGGTGTTTCAGACCAAACTGGAGTGGGTTCTCCCGATGTATTGAGGAATATGTTACAGAGCTTTACACAGAATCCACAGATGAGGAGTGCTGTCAATCAGATTGCTGAACAGGTTGACGGCCAAGATTTGGGAAACTTGTTTGGAGGAGGCCAAGGTGGGGGGATCGATCTGTCCAGGATGTTCCAACAAATGATGCCCATTGTAACTCGTGCCCTTGGGGCTGGATCGCCCCCCGTCCGGCCATCCTCTGCTTTGGCTCCTGAATCTCATCCGCCCCACAATGAGCGAAGTCTCAGTAGAGATGATAATATCCCTAATTCTGAG ATTAACCTCGAAGAAGTGGTTCAGAGAATTGAGAACCTGAATGCACCAGGAGAAGTTTTTCATGCTTTAGTTGAAAATTCGGTGCAGCTGTCTGGCAGAGGAAGCGGTTCTCAAGAACTTGTGGATGAGTTGTGCAGGGACGAGAGTCTCTCCAGC GAATATGTTGAAATGTTAAGTAGGGACATACGGCGACGACTTGAGGGTGATTCGGGGAAGGACAAGTGCTAA
- the LOC103440219 gene encoding ubiquitin-like domain-containing protein CIP73 isoform X2, producing MADQHSNEGTSSGNVAGADCDSNLEINIKTLDSQMYSFQVDKNMRVSLFKEKIADQTGVPVGQQRLIFRGRVLKDDHPLSEYHLENGHTLHLVIRQPSQPQPSSGTSSGEAHANSGNDPSGVPRGRIGQISHSVVLGTFNVGDQGEGAVPDLNRVIGAVLNSIGIGTQATTNGTGNPQFTTSLNTPGQPPNGNEAEGSRNVNRGGHQAQYGQAFPTQPFQTFPQAVQPPHAAAAFPMPSSNMPIPHSLNTLSEFMNRMEQGLSQNGYQPNTSATNTGEPPRVNLPSTAEGMPTPEALGIVLRHAERLLSNHAVSALSHIAGRLEQEGVSPDPSVRGQIQTESIQLGLAMQHLGSLLLELGRTIWTLRMGQSPGEAVVNSGPAVYISPAGPNPIMVQPFPLQTSSLFGGSVPQPNPTSFGPVGIGSAPRNVNIHIHAVGARGSNGEGIPSGSRDSGGRVLPVRNVVGATIPSSQTGVAVSAASQPGPGGSVSQPPSGSPLSSIVAELNSHIGNAQPDDTAQSGQEVSTGPYVDLRNYAGSERPSTDYVDVAGQSSVSLPGCTSESEGLKDLASGSTLKNDSRSPAGGPLSSSSGQNTVVREDEKRSAPQSSEKQAEGAKAVPLGLGLGVLERKRQARQPKPSTKNGDGGTTSAPINQNQQVIGGQQVLQSLASRGSAASRMNLNDAPERQTAPAVGQVRDGRTLGGQGPLGQVDMGSMMSQVLQSPALNGLLAGVSDQTGVGSPDVLRNMLQSFTQNPQMRSAVNQIAEQVDGQDLGNLFGGGQGGGIDLSRMFQQMMPIVTRALGAGSPPVRPSSALAPESHPPHNERSLSRDDNIPNSEINLEEVVQRIENLNAPGEVFHALVENSVQLSGRGSGSQELVDELCRDESLSSEYVEMLSRDIRRRLEGDSGKDKC from the exons ATGGCAGATCAGCACTCCAATGAAGGCACCAGTTCCGGCAATGTTGCTGGGGCTGATTGTGATTCAAATCTTGAGATCAATATCAAGACTTTAGACTCACAGATGTATAGTTTTCAAGTTGATAAAAAT ATGCGAGTTTCTTTGTTCAAGGAAAAAATAGCTGATCAAACAGGTGTTCCAGTTGGTCAGCAGCGGCTGATTTTCAGGGGAAGAGTGTTAAAAGATGACCATCCTCTTTCTGAGTATC ATTTGGAAAATGGGCacacattgcacttagttatAAGGCAGCCATCCCAGCCACAACCTTCGTCGGGTACAAGTTCTGGCGAGGCACATGCTAATAGTG GAAATGATCCTAGTGGTGTTCCTCGTGGTCGCATTGGCCAGATATCACACAGTGTAGTTCTTGGGACGTTTAATGTTGGAGATCAAGGTGAAGGCGCTGTTCCTGATCTTAATCGG GTTATTGGCGCAGTTTTGAATTCTATTGGAATTGGCACCCAGGCTACAACTAATGGCACAGGCAACCCACAATTCACTACTTCG TTGAACACTCCTGGTCAACCTCCTAATGGAAATGAAGCAGAAGGGTCGCGTAATGTCAACCGAGGAGGACATCAAGCACAGTATGGACAGGCATTTCCTACTCAACCATTCCAAACTTTTCCTCAGGCTGTGCAACCTCCTCATGCAGCTGCAGCATTTCCCATGCCTTCATCAAATATG ccaattccacactctttgaatACTCTCTCCGAGTTTATGAACAGAATGGAGCAGGGATTATCGCAAAATG GTTATCAGCCAAATACATCTGCAACCAATACAGGAGAACCACCTAGGGTGAACTTACCTTCCACTGCAGAGGGGATGCCTACACCTGAGGCATTGGGGATTGTTCTTCGTCATGCAGAGCGACTTCTCAGCAATCATGCTGTTTCTGCATTATCT CACATTGCAGGACGCTTGGAACAAGAGGGAGTGTCTCCTGATCCCTCTGTGAGAGGCCAAATTCAGACAGAATCTATACAATTAGGGCTTGCAATGCAACACTTAGGTTCTCTTCTTCTTGAGCTTGGCCGAACAATTTGGACGCTTCGTATGGGGCAGTCTCCT GGAGAAGCTGTTGTGAATTCTGGGCCAGCAGTTTATATATCCCCAGCAGGGCCTAATCCCATAATGGTCCAG CCTTTCCCTCTTCAAACAAGTTCACTCTTTGGTGGTTCTGTACCTCAACCAAACCCTACGAGTTTTGGTCCTGTTGGGATTGGAAGTGCTCCAAGGAATGTAAACATCCATATACATGCTG TTGGTGCTAGGGGTAGTAATGGGGAGGGTATCCCATCTGGTTCTAGGGATTCAGGTGGCCGGGTGCTGCCAGTGAGAAATGTAGTTGGTGCCACTATTCCATCCTCCCAAACTGGTGTTGCAGTCTCCGCTGCGTCGCAACCCGGTCCTGGTGGTTCTGTTTCACAGCCGCCTTCTGGCTCCCCGCTTTCCTCCATTGTTGCTGAACTTAACTCACATATTGGCAATGCACAACCAGATGACACAGCTCAATCAG GTCAAGAGGTGTCCACTGGTCCATATGTTGACTTGCGTAATTATGCAGGAAGTGAACGGCCAAGTACTGACTATGTCGATGTAGCTGGGCAGTCTAGTGTATCACTACCTGGTTGTACATCTGAAAGTGAAGGTCTGAAG GATTTAGCAAGTGGTAGTACATTGAAAAACGATTCAAGATCCCCAGCTGGGGGTCCTCTAAGCTCTTCAAGTGGCCAAAACACCGTGGTGAGAGAAGATGAGAAGAGAAGTGCTCCACAATCCAGTGAGAAGCAGGCTGAGGGTGCGAAAGCTGTTCCACTTGGTTTAGGACTTGGAGTTTTGGAGCGTAAG AGACAAGCCAGGCAGCCAAAACCGTCAACCAAGAATGGAGATGGCGGAACAACTAGTGCTCCCATCAATCAGAATCAGCAAGTAATAGGTGGCCAGCAAGTTTTGCAATCCCTTGCGTCTCGTGGTTCTGCTGCAAGTAGGATGAACTTAAATGATGCACCTGAAAGACAAACGGCCCCTGCTGTTGGTCAGGTCAGAGATGGTAGAACATTGGGAGGGCAAGGTCCTCTTGGCCAAGTTGATATGGGAAGCATGATGTCTCAGGTTCTGCAGAGTCCAGCCCTGAATGGTCTGTTGGCAGGTGTTTCAGACCAAACTGGAGTGGGTTCTCCCGATGTATTGAGGAATATGTTACAGAGCTTTACACAGAATCCACAGATGAGGAGTGCTGTCAATCAGATTGCTGAACAGGTTGACGGCCAAGATTTGGGAAACTTGTTTGGAGGAGGCCAAGGTGGGGGGATCGATCTGTCCAGGATGTTCCAACAAATGATGCCCATTGTAACTCGTGCCCTTGGGGCTGGATCGCCCCCCGTCCGGCCATCCTCTGCTTTGGCTCCTGAATCTCATCCGCCCCACAATGAGCGAAGTCTCAGTAGAGATGATAATATCCCTAATTCTGAG ATTAACCTCGAAGAAGTGGTTCAGAGAATTGAGAACCTGAATGCACCAGGAGAAGTTTTTCATGCTTTAGTTGAAAATTCGGTGCAGCTGTCTGGCAGAGGAAGCGGTTCTCAAGAACTTGTGGATGAGTTGTGCAGGGACGAGAGTCTCTCCAGC GAATATGTTGAAATGTTAAGTAGGGACATACGGCGACGACTTGAGGGTGATTCGGGGAAGGACAAGTGCTAA